One window of Methylococcus sp. EFPC2 genomic DNA carries:
- the rbbA gene encoding ribosome-associated ATPase/putative transporter RbbA — translation MTDTCAVAVSDVGHRYRRRPVLDGITLEFTRGELACFVGPDGVGKSTLLGLIAGVRRLQRGRIEILGTDLARTPGGTLAQRIAYMPQGLGQNLYPSLSVRENVEFFGRLFGLPSAIRARRIAILLAATGMEAFADRAAGQLSGGMKQKLGLCCALIHDPDLLILDEPTTGVDPLSRRQFWELIDRIRGQRPDMTVLAATAYMEEAERFDRIAAMNAGRVLACGTPAELKARTGAATMEEVFIALLPEQPRGGSRRPPPPRCYYDGEVAIEARGLAKSFNGFTAVQDVSFSIQKGEIFGFLGSNGCGKTTTMKMLTGLLPPSAGTALLFGKTLDAADQATRRRVGFMSQSFSLYGELSVAANLALHAHLFGLPPAGVRERVAELCREMDLSRHLDTRAEDLPLGIRQRLSLAVAWIHRPELLILDEPTSGVDPLARDRFWELLIGLSRRQGVTIFLSTHFMNEAARCDRISFMHAGRVLAQGTVEELTRGFGAHGLEAAFIDALERAQTPTRPRQTGEDATAFRPAGQAGVEASARFSPRRWWAFARREGLEVRRDTIRLSFALLGPLLLMVVMGYGISLDVEKLPYAALDYDRSPESRRYLDQFGASRYFRQEPELRDEPDRQSRLQAGQIALAVEIPAGFGRDIHAGREPEAGLFIDGAIPFRAETLKGYAEQIHAGYLDELARDGVVPEPAEAPYRLETRFWYNPDFKSRIALTPGVIGILLAVIPAILTAVGIVREKELGSIVNLYATPATKIEFLLGKQWPYLLLGLINASSMTALAVSLFGISIRGDPWALALGTSLYVAATSGFGLLVSCFTRTQIAALFAALLLTLLPAINFSGFLSPASSLVGGARVFGTLMPASYFLRIANGVYTKGLGLADLGSDFLALGGFYLVFLGLSWALLQSRQA, via the coding sequence ATGACGGATACCTGTGCCGTCGCGGTATCCGACGTCGGCCATCGCTATCGGCGCAGGCCGGTATTAGACGGCATTACGCTCGAGTTCACACGGGGCGAACTGGCCTGCTTCGTCGGCCCGGACGGCGTGGGCAAATCCACCCTGCTGGGCCTGATCGCCGGGGTGCGCCGACTGCAGCGGGGACGCATCGAAATACTGGGCACCGACTTGGCGCGCACGCCCGGCGGCACCCTCGCCCAGCGCATCGCCTACATGCCGCAGGGATTGGGGCAGAATCTCTATCCATCCTTGTCGGTGCGGGAAAACGTCGAGTTCTTCGGCCGTTTGTTCGGGCTGCCGTCCGCCATCCGCGCCCGGCGCATCGCCATCCTGCTGGCGGCCACCGGCATGGAAGCCTTCGCCGACCGCGCGGCCGGCCAGTTGTCCGGCGGCATGAAACAGAAGCTGGGGCTGTGCTGCGCCCTGATCCACGATCCGGACTTGCTGATCCTCGACGAGCCCACCACCGGCGTCGATCCGTTGTCGCGCCGGCAATTCTGGGAGCTGATCGATCGCATACGCGGGCAGCGACCGGACATGACCGTGCTGGCGGCAACGGCCTATATGGAAGAGGCCGAGCGCTTCGACCGCATCGCCGCCATGAACGCTGGCCGGGTATTGGCTTGCGGCACGCCGGCCGAGCTGAAGGCGCGAACCGGTGCGGCAACGATGGAGGAAGTTTTCATCGCCCTGCTGCCGGAACAACCGCGCGGCGGCAGCCGGCGGCCGCCCCCGCCACGCTGCTACTACGACGGTGAAGTCGCCATCGAAGCGCGCGGGCTGGCGAAAAGCTTCAACGGCTTCACGGCCGTGCAGGACGTGAGTTTTTCCATCCAGAAAGGCGAGATCTTCGGCTTCCTGGGGTCCAACGGCTGCGGCAAGACCACCACCATGAAGATGCTCACCGGCCTCCTGCCGCCGAGCGCCGGCACCGCCCTGCTGTTCGGCAAGACCCTGGACGCCGCGGACCAGGCCACGCGGCGGCGGGTGGGATTCATGTCGCAGTCGTTCTCGCTCTACGGCGAGCTCAGCGTCGCCGCCAACCTGGCGCTGCATGCCCATTTGTTCGGCTTGCCGCCGGCCGGGGTCCGGGAACGCGTCGCGGAACTGTGCCGGGAAATGGATCTGAGCCGGCATCTGGACACGCGGGCGGAAGACCTGCCGCTGGGTATACGCCAGAGATTGTCGCTAGCCGTGGCCTGGATACACCGCCCGGAGCTGCTGATCCTGGACGAACCCACCTCCGGGGTGGACCCGCTCGCGCGGGATCGCTTCTGGGAATTGCTGATCGGGCTGTCCAGACGGCAAGGGGTGACCATCTTCCTATCCACGCATTTCATGAACGAGGCGGCGCGCTGCGACCGCATATCCTTCATGCACGCCGGGCGGGTGCTGGCCCAGGGCACCGTCGAAGAGCTGACCCGCGGATTCGGCGCGCACGGCCTGGAAGCGGCTTTCATCGACGCGTTGGAGCGGGCGCAGACGCCGACCAGGCCCCGGCAGACCGGCGAGGACGCGACGGCCTTTCGGCCGGCCGGACAAGCCGGGGTCGAGGCTAGCGCCCGGTTCAGCCCCCGCCGCTGGTGGGCTTTCGCCCGGCGGGAGGGTCTGGAAGTGCGGCGCGACACCATCCGCCTGTCTTTCGCTCTGCTCGGCCCCTTGCTGCTGATGGTGGTCATGGGCTACGGCATCTCCCTCGATGTGGAGAAGCTCCCCTATGCGGCGCTGGATTACGACCGCAGCCCGGAAAGCCGCCGCTATCTCGATCAGTTCGGCGCCTCGCGCTATTTCCGCCAGGAACCGGAGCTGCGCGACGAGCCGGACCGGCAAAGCCGGCTCCAAGCGGGACAAATCGCGCTGGCCGTGGAAATACCCGCCGGCTTCGGGCGAGACATCCATGCCGGCCGCGAACCGGAAGCGGGTTTGTTCATCGACGGGGCGATACCATTCCGGGCCGAGACACTGAAGGGTTACGCGGAGCAGATCCATGCCGGCTACCTGGACGAGCTGGCGCGGGACGGCGTCGTGCCCGAACCGGCGGAAGCACCTTACCGGCTGGAAACGCGGTTCTGGTACAACCCGGACTTCAAAAGCCGGATCGCGCTCACGCCCGGCGTCATCGGCATCCTGCTGGCGGTCATCCCCGCCATCCTGACGGCCGTCGGCATCGTGCGGGAAAAGGAGTTGGGCAGCATCGTCAATCTTTATGCGACGCCGGCCACCAAGATCGAATTCCTGCTCGGCAAGCAATGGCCTTATCTACTGCTGGGCCTGATCAATGCGTCGAGCATGACGGCCCTGGCCGTGAGCCTGTTCGGCATATCGATCCGCGGCGATCCCTGGGCCCTGGCGCTGGGAACGTCCCTGTATGTGGCGGCCACCAGCGGCTTCGGTCTGCTCGTTTCCTGCTTCACGCGCACCCAGATCGCCGCCTTGTTCGCCGCCCTGCTGCTGACGCTCTTGCCCGCCATCAACTTCTCCGGCTTCCTGTCCCCGGCCTCGTCGCTCGTGGGCGGAGCCAGGGTGTTCGGAACCCTCATGCCGGCCAGTTATTTCCTCAGGATCGCCAACGGGGTTTACACCAAAGGCTTGGGCTTGGCCGATTTGGGGTCTGATTTCCTGGCCCTCGGCGGTTTCTACCTCGTATTCCTGGGCTTGAGCTGGGCCTTGCTGCAGAGCCGGCAGGCATGA
- a CDS encoding ABC transporter permease: MSRPRLRTIFHLGLKELRALRHDLAMLVLIVYGFTVMIYVPARNGMLELRNATVAVVDEDRSQLAARLTDALRPPFFRPPVHLDDRRMSEALDRGRFSFVLDIPPRFEADVLAGRQPALQLNVDATAMSHAGIGSYYIASILKQEVAAYLHPGEHEPSAATAAIRLEFNENRYDSWFLGVMMMINVINLLAIVITGAALIREREHGTLEHLLVMPVSPLEIMLAKIWANGLVVLLAVGVALQVIVRGALGAPLLGSTPLFMAATALYLFAATSIGIFLATVARSMPQLGLLSILVVFPITTLSGNTTPLDSMPEAIQRIMACSPSTHFVKIAQAVLYRGAGVDLVWQEMAWVAGIGSVFFLAALLRFRRTVSVAIG, from the coding sequence ATGAGCCGGCCGCGTCTGCGCACGATATTCCACTTGGGACTCAAGGAATTGCGGGCTTTGAGGCACGACTTGGCCATGCTGGTGCTGATCGTTTACGGCTTCACCGTGATGATTTACGTCCCGGCGCGCAACGGCATGCTGGAACTGCGCAACGCGACCGTCGCGGTGGTGGACGAAGACCGCTCACAGCTCGCCGCGCGACTGACCGACGCCCTGCGTCCGCCTTTTTTCCGGCCCCCGGTGCACTTGGACGACAGGCGGATGTCCGAAGCGCTGGACCGGGGGCGGTTTTCCTTCGTGCTGGACATACCACCCCGTTTCGAAGCGGATGTGCTGGCCGGACGGCAGCCCGCCTTGCAGCTAAATGTCGACGCCACAGCCATGAGCCATGCCGGGATAGGCTCGTATTACATCGCCTCCATCCTCAAACAGGAGGTCGCGGCCTATCTGCATCCGGGCGAACACGAGCCGTCCGCCGCCACCGCGGCGATACGGCTGGAGTTCAACGAAAACCGCTATGACAGCTGGTTTCTGGGCGTCATGATGATGATCAACGTCATCAACCTCCTGGCCATCGTCATCACCGGGGCGGCACTGATACGCGAGCGCGAGCACGGCACGCTGGAGCATTTGCTGGTCATGCCGGTTTCCCCGCTGGAAATCATGCTGGCCAAGATTTGGGCGAACGGCCTGGTCGTCCTGCTGGCCGTCGGCGTCGCGCTGCAAGTCATTGTGCGCGGCGCCCTCGGCGCCCCGCTTCTGGGCTCGACCCCACTGTTCATGGCGGCCACCGCGCTCTATCTGTTCGCCGCCACCTCCATCGGCATATTCCTCGCGACCGTGGCCCGCTCCATGCCGCAACTCGGCCTGCTGAGCATACTCGTGGTTTTTCCCATCACCACGCTGTCCGGCAACACCACGCCGCTGGACAGCATGCCCGAAGCGATCCAGCGCATCATGGCCTGCTCGCCCTCCACGCATTTCGTGAAAATCGCCCAGGCCGTGCTTTACCGGGGCGCGGGCGTCGATCTGGTCTGGCAGGAAATGGCTTGGGTGGCCGGCATAGGCTCGGTGTTCTTCCTCGCCGCGCTGCTGCGCTTCCGGCGCACGGTGAGCGTGGCCATCGGGTAG
- a CDS encoding SapC family protein — translation MAQLMFYERPIALNRERHKDLRLKVVENHYAFARNTNALPITSTEFAEASRDYPIVFVGGADGSFNVAALVGLRDNENLLVDENGHWESGTYIPAFARRYPFVLATTDHDEQLTVCVDEVYPGLSHEEGQALFDEHGAESDYLKQLLQFLQLFHAEAQRTSVFANRLKELGLLEPKVIHVERNGKKQTIQGLWTVDAQRLRGIDDARVTELFRSGYLSWIEAHLISLGSLPRLVARLDEHTQVSDEAGPVAPPEAPVVTH, via the coding sequence GTGGCCCAATTGATGTTTTACGAGCGCCCCATCGCACTGAACCGCGAGCGGCACAAGGATCTGCGCCTAAAGGTCGTGGAGAACCATTACGCCTTCGCCCGGAATACCAACGCCCTTCCCATCACCAGCACGGAGTTCGCCGAGGCCTCGCGCGACTATCCCATCGTGTTCGTCGGAGGCGCGGACGGCTCGTTCAATGTCGCCGCACTCGTCGGTCTGCGCGACAATGAAAACCTGCTGGTCGACGAAAACGGCCATTGGGAGTCCGGCACCTACATCCCGGCCTTCGCACGCCGCTATCCCTTCGTGCTGGCGACGACCGACCATGACGAGCAACTGACCGTGTGCGTCGACGAGGTCTATCCCGGCTTGTCGCACGAAGAAGGGCAAGCCTTGTTCGACGAGCACGGCGCCGAATCGGATTACCTGAAGCAGTTGCTGCAATTCCTGCAACTCTTCCATGCCGAGGCGCAACGGACTTCGGTGTTCGCCAACCGGCTCAAGGAACTGGGACTGCTGGAACCCAAGGTCATCCATGTCGAACGTAATGGCAAGAAACAGACCATACAGGGCTTATGGACCGTGGACGCACAGCGGCTGCGCGGCATCGACGACGCGCGCGTGACAGAACTGTTCCGCTCGGGGTATCTGAGCTGGATCGAAGCCCATTTGATCTCGCTGGGCAGCCTGCCCCGCCTGGTGGCGCGGCTGGACGAACACACCCAGGTCAGCGACGAGGCAGGCCCCGTCGCCCCGCCGGAAGCCCCTGTCGTTACCCACTAG
- the queE gene encoding 7-carboxy-7-deazaguanine synthase QueE — MQLLRITEIFHSLQGESRSAGWPTVFVRLTGCPLRCVYCDTEYAFSGGAKMSIAEILDRVRSHGAHYVCVTGGEPLAQKACPELLRALADEGYEVSLETSGAFDVSEVDPRVVKVVDLKTPSSGEVERNRYENLALLGPKDQIKFVILNDEDYRWAIDKLQQYDLPARCEVLFSPAVGYQDPTELAEKVLRDRLPVRFQIQLHKILWGNQVGR; from the coding sequence TTGCAACTCCTCCGCATCACCGAAATTTTCCACTCCCTGCAGGGCGAAAGCCGCAGCGCCGGCTGGCCCACGGTGTTCGTGCGCCTGACGGGCTGTCCGCTGCGCTGCGTCTACTGCGACACCGAGTATGCCTTCAGCGGCGGGGCTAAGATGTCGATCGCCGAAATACTGGACCGCGTGCGTAGCCATGGTGCGCACTACGTCTGCGTGACCGGCGGCGAACCGCTGGCGCAGAAAGCTTGCCCGGAATTGCTGAGGGCCCTGGCCGACGAGGGCTACGAAGTTTCGCTGGAAACCAGCGGGGCCTTCGACGTCTCCGAAGTGGACCCGCGTGTCGTCAAGGTCGTCGATTTGAAAACGCCCTCGTCGGGCGAGGTCGAGCGCAATCGCTACGAAAACCTGGCGCTGCTGGGGCCGAAGGATCAGATCAAGTTCGTCATTCTGAACGACGAGGATTACCGCTGGGCGATCGACAAGCTGCAGCAGTACGATCTCCCCGCCCGGTGCGAGGTCTTGTTTTCACCGGCCGTGGGCTACCAGGATCCCACCGAATTGGCGGAAAAGGTCTTGCGCGACCGCTTGCCGGTAAGATTCCAAATTCAGCTGCACAAAATCCTGTGGGGGAATCAGGTCGGCAGATGA
- the ybgF gene encoding tol-pal system protein YbgF, whose protein sequence is MSPRISIAVLAAGLLAGPAVQAAGPGGFDPVLDQAYGAGTLDERVAKLEKRLSGESMAEMLNRIEQLQGDVLRMRGEIEELSHALDLAKQQQAAMYTDLDQRLRGSLPPGQQPPATENPNPAPAEEPAGAAPPPPPVVQAPPRAPAPAAPAAPAVDPNAAKQAAYQKGLNLLKDGKYPESIREFKGFLAANPGGENADNALYWMGEAYYVLRDFTASRDAYRKLIRDYPQSSRVADALLKIGYIEYDGGQWVRARDLLNDVVKRFPGTNAATQAQKKLAKIKQEGH, encoded by the coding sequence ATGAGCCCGCGCATTTCCATCGCCGTCTTGGCGGCTGGTTTGCTGGCGGGACCGGCGGTCCAGGCCGCCGGTCCCGGAGGCTTCGATCCCGTGCTCGATCAGGCCTACGGCGCCGGCACCCTGGATGAGCGGGTGGCCAAGCTCGAAAAAAGGCTGTCCGGCGAATCCATGGCGGAAATGCTCAATCGCATCGAGCAGTTGCAGGGCGACGTGCTCAGAATGCGCGGCGAGATCGAGGAGCTGAGCCACGCGTTGGATCTGGCCAAGCAGCAGCAGGCGGCCATGTACACCGACCTGGACCAGCGCCTGAGGGGTAGCCTGCCGCCCGGTCAGCAGCCGCCTGCGACGGAGAATCCGAATCCGGCTCCGGCGGAGGAACCGGCTGGGGCTGCGCCGCCTCCGCCACCCGTCGTTCAGGCGCCACCACGCGCTCCAGCGCCGGCGGCTCCCGCGGCGCCCGCCGTGGATCCCAACGCGGCCAAGCAGGCGGCTTATCAAAAAGGCCTCAATCTGCTCAAGGACGGCAAATACCCGGAATCCATACGCGAGTTCAAGGGCTTCCTGGCGGCCAATCCCGGCGGCGAAAACGCGGACAACGCGCTTTACTGGATGGGCGAGGCTTACTACGTGCTACGCGATTTCACGGCATCTCGCGATGCCTACCGCAAGCTGATACGGGACTACCCGCAAAGCAGCCGAGTCGCGGACGCCCTGCTCAAAATCGGCTACATCGAGTACGACGGCGGACAATGGGTCAGGGCGCGCGATCTGCTGAACGACGTCGTCAAGCGTTTCCCCGGCACCAATGCCGCCACCCAGGCGCAGAAGAAACTGGCCAAGATCAAGCAGGAAGGGCATTAA
- the pal gene encoding peptidoglycan-associated lipoprotein Pal, whose protein sequence is MNKMKFGMVLLVAALAAAGCSSKGGVNGEGENADSAVIGAGGPEINKYGAGQNGGAYGAGSGGAYGAGGGDAALDDPNSPLSKRVIYFNYDSSEVAPEYVSVVNNHAAFLASNSGKTVVLEGHADERGSSEYNVALGEQRAKAVAKLLKLQGVSDSQLQIVSFGEEKPAVSGHDESAYQQNRRVELAYPGH, encoded by the coding sequence ATGAATAAGATGAAATTCGGCATGGTATTGCTGGTGGCCGCTCTGGCGGCCGCGGGTTGCAGCTCCAAGGGCGGCGTCAACGGGGAAGGCGAAAACGCAGATTCCGCCGTGATCGGTGCCGGCGGCCCCGAAATCAACAAATACGGTGCGGGCCAGAACGGCGGCGCTTACGGCGCTGGCTCGGGCGGTGCTTACGGCGCAGGCGGCGGCGATGCGGCCCTGGACGACCCCAACAGCCCCTTGTCCAAGCGCGTGATCTATTTCAATTACGACAGCAGCGAGGTCGCGCCGGAATACGTTTCCGTCGTCAACAACCACGCCGCTTTCCTGGCCTCCAATTCCGGCAAGACCGTCGTGCTGGAAGGTCATGCCGACGAGCGCGGCTCGTCCGAATACAACGTGGCCCTGGGCGAGCAACGCGCTAAGGCCGTGGCCAAGCTGCTGAAGCTGCAGGGCGTGTCCGACAGCCAACTGCAGATCGTCAGCTTCGGCGAGGAAAAGCCGGCCGTATCCGGCCACGACGAATCGGCCTACCAGCAGAATCGCCGGGTCGAACTCGCCTATCCGGGACACTAA
- the tolB gene encoding Tol-Pal system beta propeller repeat protein TolB codes for MRTNKFIAAIFGTLLALAALAVRAELTVQITQGADGGIPIAIAPFGGQEILGGENLGSIISADLARSGRFRTLPLESMPQRPTAPEQVQFPAWQALSQDDLVIGQIRPTGGGQFVAQFHLFDAVRGNLITTLSIPFAAPEARKAAHRIADIIYQQLTGEAGAFATRVAYVTVNGQGPNRRYQLQVADTDGANPQSIITSREPIMSPSWSPDGRQVAYVSFENKTAAVFTQTLSSGERQKVSEAPGINGAPAWSPDGSRLAMTLSKDGNPDIYVMDLGSRSLQRITDHFAIDTEPSWSRDGRSILFTSDRGGKPQLYLVSSAGGQPQRVTYEGEYNARGVYSPDGKSIAMVHGVGGSYRIAVLDLANRQLRILTKGPQDESPGFAPNGSMILYAANGGQLAAVSIDGKVRQSLRVDAGSVRQPAWSP; via the coding sequence GTGAGAACAAACAAATTCATCGCCGCAATTTTCGGAACGTTATTGGCCCTCGCCGCCCTGGCCGTACGGGCGGAGTTGACGGTGCAGATCACCCAAGGGGCCGACGGCGGCATCCCCATCGCCATCGCGCCTTTCGGCGGCCAGGAAATACTGGGCGGGGAAAACCTCGGCTCCATCATTTCGGCCGACTTGGCCCGCAGCGGGCGCTTCCGCACCCTGCCGCTGGAATCCATGCCGCAGCGCCCGACCGCGCCGGAACAGGTGCAATTCCCCGCCTGGCAAGCCCTGTCCCAGGACGATCTGGTCATCGGTCAGATACGGCCCACGGGGGGCGGCCAGTTCGTCGCCCAGTTTCATTTGTTCGATGCGGTGCGGGGCAATCTCATCACGACGCTGAGCATCCCTTTCGCCGCCCCGGAAGCGCGCAAGGCGGCGCACCGTATCGCCGACATCATTTACCAGCAGCTCACCGGCGAAGCCGGCGCGTTCGCCACCCGGGTCGCCTATGTCACGGTAAACGGTCAGGGCCCGAACCGCCGTTACCAGCTACAGGTCGCCGACACCGACGGAGCGAATCCGCAAAGCATCATCACCTCGCGCGAGCCCATCATGTCGCCGTCCTGGTCGCCCGACGGCCGTCAGGTGGCCTATGTGTCTTTCGAGAACAAGACCGCGGCGGTCTTTACCCAGACGCTGTCCAGCGGCGAGCGGCAGAAGGTGTCCGAGGCACCCGGCATCAACGGCGCGCCGGCCTGGTCGCCGGACGGCAGCCGGCTGGCCATGACCCTGTCCAAGGACGGCAATCCCGACATCTACGTGATGGACCTGGGCAGCCGTTCGCTGCAACGGATCACCGACCATTTCGCCATCGACACCGAACCCAGTTGGTCGCGCGACGGCCGCAGCATCCTGTTCACCTCCGACCGGGGCGGCAAGCCGCAGCTCTATCTGGTTTCCAGCGCGGGCGGCCAGCCGCAGCGCGTCACCTACGAAGGCGAATACAACGCCCGCGGCGTTTATTCGCCGGACGGCAAGAGCATCGCTATGGTGCACGGCGTCGGCGGCAGCTACCGCATCGCGGTGTTGGACCTGGCCAACCGTCAGCTGCGCATCCTGACCAAGGGGCCGCAGGATGAATCGCCCGGTTTCGCGCCGAACGGCAGCATGATTCTTTATGCCGCCAACGGCGGACAATTGGCGGCGGTTTCCATCGACGGCAAGGTCAGACAAAGCCTGCGCGTCGATGCCGGCTCGGTGCGGCAACCGGCCTGGTCGCCCTAG
- the tolA gene encoding cell envelope integrity protein TolA encodes MLPRGQRGPLGLSLLLHLVLFLLFAFHFDSATPPEMPAQPETMEAVLMESAEVDAQAQKRQVAEQKQAEQQAQKAQEEKRAQEAAEARKQAQLVEERREEERQRLEQQQEAAERKRLEEEKRQAEAAREKAEEEAKRQSEQDARKKAEAESKKQAEQEARLKAEREAKAQADAEAKKRAEEEARQQAERKQQEEARKLEAQKKAEQQKLLAEKQRLEDEKRQAELAAKQQAETAAKKKAEEEAKKRAELEARKKAEEEEKRQAELEARKKAEAEARKQAELEAKRQAEAEKKKAEAEAKRKAEEEVRLAAEQEKKKAEAEARRQAELEARKKAEEEAKRQAAVEAKKQAELEAKKKADAEAKKQAELEARKKAEAEAKKQAEQELKRQAEAEARKQAEQDLKRQAKAEADAAAAAARRKAEAESELKEQLEAERQADLSQKAKRDAQAWANTYIRPRVESRWVGAKSGLSCKIRVTTLPGGGVQSAQVVRSSGDPIFDRSAVDAVHKAAPLPMPPDARVAQELRSFDFEFKPD; translated from the coding sequence ATGTTGCCGAGAGGTCAACGGGGTCCGCTGGGCTTATCGCTGCTGCTGCACCTCGTCCTGTTCCTGCTGTTCGCCTTTCACTTCGATTCGGCCACTCCCCCGGAAATGCCGGCCCAGCCGGAAACGATGGAAGCCGTGCTGATGGAAAGCGCCGAGGTCGACGCCCAAGCGCAAAAGCGGCAGGTCGCCGAGCAGAAGCAAGCCGAACAGCAAGCGCAAAAGGCGCAGGAGGAAAAGCGCGCGCAGGAAGCGGCGGAGGCCCGCAAGCAAGCCCAGTTGGTCGAGGAAAGGCGGGAAGAAGAACGGCAGCGCCTCGAGCAGCAACAGGAAGCCGCCGAGCGCAAGCGCCTGGAAGAAGAAAAACGCCAGGCCGAGGCCGCGAGGGAAAAAGCCGAGGAAGAAGCCAAACGGCAATCGGAGCAGGATGCCCGCAAGAAGGCCGAAGCGGAGTCCAAGAAGCAGGCCGAGCAGGAAGCCCGGCTGAAAGCCGAACGGGAAGCCAAGGCGCAGGCCGACGCCGAGGCCAAAAAGCGGGCCGAAGAAGAAGCGAGGCAGCAGGCGGAGCGCAAGCAGCAGGAGGAAGCCCGCAAGCTGGAAGCGCAGAAGAAAGCCGAGCAACAAAAGCTGCTCGCCGAAAAGCAGCGTCTGGAGGACGAAAAGCGCCAGGCCGAACTCGCCGCCAAACAGCAGGCGGAAACCGCGGCCAAGAAGAAGGCCGAGGAAGAAGCCAAGAAACGGGCCGAGTTGGAAGCACGCAAAAAAGCCGAAGAGGAAGAGAAGCGGCAGGCGGAACTGGAAGCTCGCAAAAAGGCCGAAGCCGAAGCCAGGAAGCAAGCCGAGCTGGAAGCGAAACGGCAGGCCGAGGCCGAAAAGAAAAAAGCCGAGGCGGAAGCCAAGCGCAAGGCCGAAGAAGAAGTGCGGCTAGCGGCCGAGCAGGAAAAGAAAAAGGCGGAAGCCGAGGCGCGCAGGCAAGCCGAACTGGAAGCCCGCAAAAAGGCCGAGGAAGAAGCCAAACGGCAGGCGGCGGTTGAGGCCAAGAAGCAGGCGGAACTCGAAGCGAAGAAGAAAGCCGACGCGGAGGCGAAGAAACAAGCCGAGCTGGAAGCGCGCAAGAAGGCCGAGGCCGAAGCCAAGAAGCAGGCCGAGCAGGAACTGAAGCGCCAGGCCGAAGCCGAAGCGCGCAAACAGGCGGAGCAGGATCTCAAGCGGCAAGCCAAGGCGGAAGCCGATGCCGCGGCGGCGGCCGCCCGGCGCAAGGCGGAGGCCGAATCCGAGCTCAAGGAACAACTCGAAGCGGAACGCCAGGCCGATCTGTCTCAAAAGGCCAAGAGGGACGCCCAGGCCTGGGCCAATACCTACATCCGACCGCGGGTGGAGAGCCGTTGGGTTGGCGCGAAAAGCGGGCTGTCCTGTAAAATCCGCGTAACCACGTTACCGGGCGGAGGGGTGCAAAGCGCGCAGGTGGTCCGCAGCAGCGGCGATCCAATTTTCGACCGATCCGCCGTGGATGCCGTGCATAAGGCGGCCCCTCTACCCATGCCACCCGATGCCCGGGTAGCGCAGGAGTTAAGGTCATTCGATTTCGAATTTAAGCCGGATTAG
- the tolR gene encoding protein TolR — MNVSGGGRGGRRKPMAEINVVPYIDVSLVLLIIFMITTPLLQTGVDVDLPQAEAKAVDPKEEPPIVVSINAEGKLFVDVGDHEDVEVDAAALSGKVLGAVQGKPGRSVLIRGDKSVDYGKVITVMAALKQAGVPAVGLMTQPAEE; from the coding sequence ATGAACGTATCCGGAGGAGGGCGCGGCGGCCGGCGCAAACCCATGGCCGAGATCAATGTCGTTCCGTACATCGACGTTTCCCTGGTGCTGTTGATCATCTTCATGATCACCACGCCCCTGCTGCAGACCGGCGTGGACGTCGATTTGCCCCAGGCCGAAGCCAAGGCGGTGGATCCCAAGGAGGAACCGCCCATCGTGGTCTCGATCAACGCCGAGGGTAAGCTGTTCGTCGATGTCGGCGATCACGAGGACGTCGAAGTGGATGCCGCCGCTCTCAGCGGCAAGGTCCTAGGGGCGGTGCAGGGCAAGCCGGGCAGGTCCGTGCTGATACGCGGCGACAAGTCGGTCGATTACGGCAAGGTCATCACGGTCATGGCCGCACTCAAGCAGGCCGGCGTGCCTGCCGTCGGATTGATGACCCAACCCGCGGAAGAATAA
- the tolQ gene encoding protein TolQ, protein MSSELSIITLIQEASLVVQIVMFILMMASVVSWTYIFSKYREIRRAEQTSDEFEERFWSGIDLADLYRQLAAEDYASEGMENIFLSGFKEFARLRQQAGITPDAVIEGAQRGMRVALSRELDKLDERLPFLATVGSTSPYIGLFGTVWGIMNSFRSLGSVKQATLAMVAPGISEALVATAMGLFAAIPAVMAYNRYSTNIGRLANRYEAFTEEFLSLLHRQAHAQ, encoded by the coding sequence ATGTCCTCTGAACTTTCCATCATCACCCTCATCCAGGAAGCGAGCCTGGTTGTCCAGATCGTGATGTTCATCCTCATGATGGCTTCCGTGGTTTCCTGGACCTACATTTTTTCCAAGTACCGCGAAATCCGACGCGCCGAGCAGACTTCGGACGAATTCGAAGAGCGCTTCTGGTCCGGCATAGACCTGGCCGACCTTTACCGTCAACTCGCCGCCGAGGACTACGCGAGCGAAGGCATGGAAAACATCTTCCTGTCCGGTTTCAAGGAGTTTGCCCGCTTGCGCCAGCAGGCCGGCATCACCCCCGACGCGGTGATCGAGGGCGCGCAGCGGGGCATGCGGGTGGCCCTCTCGCGCGAGCTGGACAAGCTCGACGAGCGTCTGCCTTTCCTCGCCACGGTCGGCTCGACCAGCCCTTACATCGGCCTGTTCGGCACCGTATGGGGCATCATGAACTCTTTCCGTTCGCTGGGCAGCGTCAAGCAGGCGACCCTGGCCATGGTCGCGCCGGGCATCTCCGAAGCCCTGGTCGCCACCGCCATGGGCCTGTTCGCGGCCATCCCGGCGGTCATGGCCTATAACCGCTATTCGACCAACATCGGCCGTCTGGCCAATCGCTACGAAGCCTTCACCGAGGAGTTCCTGAGCCTCTTGCACCGGCAGGCGCACGCGCAATGA